In Actinoplanes derwentensis, the following proteins share a genomic window:
- a CDS encoding beta strand repeat-containing protein, translated as MRSGRRISILVVAVLVLTLCARPESAMAGVLRSTAQGVRAEVNLLSGVLPLTLAVPNPERSWTEGGSASSSTVANPGLKLLGTSILSSGVITSTAGPGTGASGRAETSVAGASVLGAAGIGVGAVRTVCVMAASGITTTTEIADLKVAGQTIANPDVNLKLPVGNLASVWIDHRTADWDSNGVYQYTVRALDVSLLGGSGILSAVANGSVVVGESVCSGTIVLDQPTVTPVSLAPGQSGTPVVTVTDSGDVGAQNTTIKIPKPGAAYVLDPPTVTGGGTCSTADPDYVICSGVTVPGRGSVKVSLPVKLKASAAAGTPAWATSTGKLISAASTPVAQAGQTKTQTANGTLVNPQGPVSSGGTVTVDQVTLAAGKTAAGTVKVTNPGPSDASATVTVPIGNRPTGITVATADVDGTPCVVTTATVTCTGVPITAGAEATVKINTAAAVTTPVGTTWDLAGVTALMNGSTVTGAGRLITVGTPDVNLSGGITVVPATAIPGGSAGIATVKVTNAGSLAATPTTITIPAVPAGYTVSAPVTTTGGGTCAAGTSGISCTGVTVPAGGTVNVAVPVTLTPSVTTGWAATSVAPITATAGASTGTTSGTIVTASPRFTLAATADGPLAGTISPGQTTSIVTKIENQGPSDARPATFTVVAPIGTTLGTPTGATCTADAPKTELACSADLAAGAPALSVSLPVTINPLADTSRALTGGCVSLDNDSLCQTGEPVLPPITLRSPFGVRVLGTFAPAVITPGQDGTGKLTLRSLQAESDLTVTIPAGTALPSGFSVVSATAGGTPCTLGTTAVTCTGVDLTALTGKDVAVKVAVDQSVVPPAAWTPAGITVTGGTETTTLTGPLAATGTVNYTLAAAATVPADGTVLPGTATSLGVTVTNNGPSTAAPASFRVFAPAGTSFPATGLPPICRRTLDTLLVCSTPTLARNASTGALTVPLTVAADTDPFTPVSGGCTDVDGIPGCGGAGDRPFPDFTLKVPFTSRAAVSTDRADVVPGRTATATVHTKALHGDLTGLSVSIPEAGLPAGLTVTGVSSPSGGTCTRTSAVWTCTGLNATDGATLDVDLALKALANAVPGGTWTPNPVTVSLGGDQITLVPQLARIAAAQTGLDATVNLAGLSPLPGGGGALSVGLSNISGPSDAVAVPVSVIAPPGTVLSVVTGTAAPDCALAQSDTRIDCRVSLPAGGTPLTLGAQVGIGGDVLSGRALTGGCVDLDGNSVCNSADRIIPAINVGTPMQQRIDVVTTPVRIAPGEDATAQLKVTSTGTENGLTVTIPTAGLLPAGASLITANPVGGGSCNPNAEPVACSGLNVTAGTPAVVNLQVASSPGGTPGTWTAAPILVSGGGEIAVDAGDLAVVTLPRSDLSAVVTVPAAGTVTAGGSAPLAVTVTNDGPSDARPAVFTVSAPLGTKLDLTGTPPAGCAVSVAGVFATCAIPLADGADTGPLTFPVTVPALADPFAALTGGCVDLDGVPGCGTRDRIVPDIDLAVPFARTLSVNTVPATVVPGTSGVAILALNADRGLLDDVSVSVPALGLPAGLTIDHLEVDGDPCTSPCTGITVAPGTPVQVGVHLDASPAAVPGTVWTAPGISVGNTGGLLTLDRKLAVVGPADIDIDPAITMPAVALDPGATGPVSVTVGNDGTSDALGVRLTVIPPAGAAFSTVPPGCGRVAGTGKLSCTLNVPAAGPDPTLPLTLEVGDSAIPGSTLTGGCVDVDNDSLCLNPPDTLLGPVTVATPFDRLARVRLDSAVIPANSTGDANILIDAPGAPGQPVTVTVPLLTKPLAMTVSDPDITPNGSCVTTLAAITCTTTYAGTGTATLELPITVAPGADAVWATTGITVTRGAGESVTGGGILARTSAPLYDLGATVTMPADDTVLPGTVTAIKATIDNTGSGTAVTVPIVLTAPTGTTFTTPLPDGCLRLTGLATGCAVTLDPGQSTVLDLPIAVPPQLTGTVTGGCVILGGNTCDVDFDPFSLRTPLASIITAAGGVPATVTPGRSDTATIRLDAVAARTDLTVTVGTDNRPVGVAVSAATIGGNPCDVTTDTVTCTGVGIPGGGSTTLNLTVDATPEARPGDTWRPVVRVSTGTGTLPDVALLQRLAATVGPADTGGGLNVSVLTPADGTVLPGAETVLRLVMTNPGPSALSGATAWVKAPAGTTFGDLIDPAATYCDKASSTLVTCTADLSAETRRFRLPLHVPAPTTPGAVISGGCLDTDRNGACGTGDTAITSFTLGKPFSAQARLGVAPGAAVTPGDIGSAVIRTTTDRALSGLLVEIPLTALPPEVEVVDAKGPDGSVCTLTGAIVCTGVTLPQATTDLVTVKVKPLPSAAEGITWALTPAAPATLTNSAGDVSAFTGTLLRTGSAVPGLQFTPSLPAGTVTPGTTAAFRALVTNTGPSDATARLVRVNAPAGTTFGTPVPAVCAAAGTSALDCRATLAAGAPALTWDLPVRIPANADPNIPVTGGCLVDGRSGTCGAGTAPLPPVTLTPALSQALTISAVSPPAIKPGRTGSVTVRITATRARAGLTVTIPLTSLPTGMSVVRAQAGSRICLVGVTAVGCTGVDVRAGGELEITLSVELRDTAEPGATWTPTVSVAEGAQTAARTLHAATVGDADTTFGVAVEVPAAQILLPGDTANLTVTVANTGSSAARGLQYTFFAPSGTTFRTPAAAPGATCAMSQSGERVDCSVDVGGNARTRFPLAIAISGTADVRNLLTGGCADTDRSGTCTAADVAIPPIQLRQALADRLQITGVPAAVVPGGSGTGAVRVTSVVPVTGATVTVPLNGLPAGFTVTGASGPAGSACDRTAARIQCTGVDLTAGATTAMSITTAVAASVAPGLAWAPANVTVGVGTESLTGVAGLIEAGARSTDVTWSITGAGGTTAPGATRTITVTGTNRGLSTATGDSVAVVAPSGTGFGTLAGTAARDCRGTGTDLITCTLTLEPGNSVSWEVPLTVDDDVTDGQNLGGGCVSADGDTTCGGTGDTAIDAITVAREGQPQLRDSGTVSVTGAVVQSGGSGTAAVRLTATGDFTGLTLTVPLAGRPDGVTVDSATLDGATCEVGADAITCTGIDLTAGQERVLELGLTASTAAVWQATGITLAAPESTDDVLTVTGQLLSGTAGSPNVTVSAGDWTPATPARGQTTTLPITLTNEGTAAADPYRMTAVLPSGLTHGTLPSGCTAGGTARIVTCETRIGAGEAVTVSLPAVVGAGVTEGGVLTGGCLDQVLDPDQSCGGGNDLVLPDLTVGRYDVDLEISYAGGTVTALSGETVVVTMPYGNRGSKTAAQVALSIVPPVGVTVAGVSLATGVSGQRIRAAAASGTVRATCRADPDLADNAVVCGAPDSAADSISDVTITMKVGAGAQNGLQQMAVTVSTTDVDGFIQDNSVRVPMMISGTSNDDGDDGSDDVDDGDDGDDELPTTGAQVTGMVLLSAMLTAGGLGIVAVVRDNAPVPAPAARHRAGRHRA; from the coding sequence GTGCGATCTGGCCGGAGAATCTCGATCCTCGTAGTCGCGGTGCTGGTGCTCACTCTGTGTGCCCGGCCGGAGTCCGCGATGGCCGGGGTGCTGAGATCCACCGCGCAGGGGGTGCGCGCCGAGGTCAACCTGCTCAGTGGCGTCCTGCCGCTGACCCTGGCGGTACCCAACCCGGAACGCAGCTGGACCGAGGGCGGCAGCGCCTCGTCGTCGACGGTCGCCAACCCGGGCCTGAAGCTGCTCGGCACCTCGATCCTCAGCAGCGGCGTGATCACGTCGACCGCCGGGCCGGGCACCGGCGCCAGTGGCCGGGCCGAGACGAGCGTGGCCGGCGCCTCGGTCCTGGGCGCGGCCGGCATCGGGGTCGGCGCGGTCCGGACGGTCTGTGTGATGGCGGCCTCCGGCATCACCACGACCACCGAGATCGCCGACCTGAAGGTGGCCGGGCAGACCATCGCCAACCCGGACGTCAACCTGAAACTGCCGGTCGGCAACCTCGCCAGCGTCTGGATCGACCACCGCACCGCCGACTGGGACAGCAACGGCGTCTACCAGTACACCGTCCGCGCCCTCGACGTCAGCCTGCTCGGCGGCTCCGGCATCCTCAGCGCCGTCGCCAACGGCTCCGTGGTCGTCGGCGAGTCGGTCTGCTCCGGCACCATAGTGCTGGACCAGCCGACCGTCACGCCGGTCTCGCTCGCCCCCGGCCAGTCCGGCACCCCGGTCGTGACCGTCACCGACAGCGGTGACGTGGGCGCGCAGAACACCACGATCAAGATCCCCAAACCGGGTGCGGCGTACGTGCTGGACCCGCCGACCGTGACCGGCGGCGGAACCTGCTCGACCGCCGATCCGGACTACGTGATCTGCTCCGGCGTGACCGTCCCCGGCCGGGGCAGTGTCAAGGTGTCGCTGCCGGTGAAGCTGAAGGCGTCGGCCGCCGCCGGGACACCGGCCTGGGCCACGTCCACCGGAAAACTGATCAGCGCCGCGAGCACCCCGGTCGCCCAGGCCGGCCAGACCAAGACCCAGACCGCCAACGGCACCCTGGTCAACCCGCAGGGGCCGGTCAGCAGCGGCGGCACGGTCACGGTCGACCAGGTCACCCTCGCGGCCGGCAAGACCGCCGCCGGAACCGTCAAGGTCACCAACCCGGGACCGTCCGACGCGAGCGCCACCGTCACCGTCCCGATCGGCAACCGCCCCACCGGGATCACCGTCGCCACCGCCGACGTGGACGGCACCCCGTGCGTGGTCACCACCGCCACCGTCACCTGCACGGGTGTGCCGATCACGGCGGGCGCCGAGGCGACCGTGAAGATCAACACGGCGGCCGCGGTCACCACACCGGTCGGCACCACCTGGGACCTGGCCGGCGTGACCGCCCTGATGAACGGCTCCACCGTCACCGGCGCCGGCCGGCTGATCACCGTCGGTACCCCGGACGTGAACCTGTCCGGCGGCATCACCGTCGTCCCGGCGACCGCGATCCCGGGCGGCTCGGCCGGCATCGCCACCGTGAAGGTCACCAACGCCGGCTCGCTCGCCGCCACCCCGACGACCATCACCATCCCGGCGGTACCGGCCGGCTACACCGTCTCCGCCCCGGTCACCACCACCGGCGGCGGCACCTGCGCGGCCGGGACCAGCGGAATCAGCTGCACCGGCGTGACCGTGCCGGCCGGCGGGACGGTGAACGTGGCAGTACCGGTCACCCTCACCCCATCGGTCACCACCGGGTGGGCGGCCACCTCGGTCGCGCCGATCACCGCCACCGCCGGCGCCTCCACCGGCACCACCAGCGGCACGATCGTCACCGCCTCCCCACGGTTCACCCTGGCCGCCACCGCCGACGGACCACTCGCCGGCACGATCAGCCCCGGCCAGACCACCAGCATCGTCACGAAGATCGAGAACCAGGGGCCGTCGGACGCCAGACCGGCCACCTTCACCGTGGTCGCCCCGATCGGCACCACCCTGGGTACGCCGACCGGCGCCACCTGCACCGCCGACGCCCCGAAGACCGAACTGGCCTGCTCCGCCGACCTGGCCGCGGGCGCGCCCGCACTGAGCGTCAGCCTGCCGGTGACGATCAACCCGCTGGCCGACACGTCCCGCGCGCTCACCGGCGGCTGCGTCAGCCTGGACAACGACAGCCTCTGCCAGACCGGCGAACCGGTGCTGCCGCCGATCACCCTGCGCAGCCCTTTCGGAGTCCGGGTCCTCGGCACCTTCGCCCCCGCGGTGATCACTCCCGGTCAGGACGGGACCGGCAAGCTGACGCTGCGATCACTGCAGGCGGAGAGCGACCTGACCGTCACCATCCCGGCCGGCACCGCCCTGCCCAGCGGCTTCAGCGTGGTGTCCGCCACCGCCGGCGGCACCCCCTGCACCCTCGGCACCACCGCCGTCACCTGCACCGGCGTCGACCTGACCGCGCTCACCGGCAAGGACGTCGCTGTCAAGGTCGCCGTCGACCAGAGTGTCGTGCCACCGGCCGCGTGGACCCCGGCCGGGATCACGGTGACCGGCGGCACCGAGACGACCACCCTCACCGGTCCGCTCGCCGCCACCGGAACGGTCAACTACACCCTCGCCGCCGCCGCCACCGTCCCGGCCGACGGCACCGTCCTGCCCGGCACCGCCACCAGCCTCGGCGTGACCGTCACCAACAACGGCCCGTCGACCGCGGCACCCGCGAGCTTCCGGGTCTTCGCCCCGGCCGGCACCAGTTTCCCCGCCACCGGTCTGCCGCCGATCTGCCGGCGCACCCTGGACACCCTGCTCGTCTGCTCCACCCCCACGCTGGCCCGGAACGCCTCGACCGGAGCGCTCACCGTGCCGCTGACGGTGGCCGCCGACACCGACCCGTTCACCCCGGTCAGCGGCGGCTGCACGGACGTCGACGGCATCCCCGGCTGCGGCGGGGCCGGTGACCGGCCGTTCCCCGACTTCACGCTCAAGGTGCCGTTCACCTCCCGGGCGGCGGTCAGCACCGACCGGGCCGACGTGGTCCCCGGCCGGACCGCGACCGCGACCGTGCACACCAAGGCCCTGCACGGCGACCTCACCGGACTGTCGGTGAGCATCCCCGAGGCCGGGCTCCCGGCCGGGCTGACGGTCACCGGCGTGTCCAGCCCCTCCGGCGGCACCTGCACCCGTACCAGCGCCGTCTGGACCTGCACCGGCCTGAACGCCACCGACGGCGCCACCCTCGACGTCGACCTCGCCCTGAAAGCGCTCGCCAACGCCGTACCCGGCGGCACCTGGACCCCGAACCCGGTCACCGTGTCACTCGGCGGCGACCAGATCACCCTGGTCCCGCAGCTGGCCCGGATCGCCGCGGCCCAGACCGGCCTGGACGCCACCGTCAACCTCGCCGGGCTGAGCCCGCTGCCCGGCGGCGGCGGAGCCCTCAGCGTCGGCCTCAGCAACATCAGCGGCCCGTCCGACGCGGTCGCCGTCCCGGTCAGCGTGATCGCCCCGCCGGGCACCGTCCTCAGCGTGGTGACCGGCACCGCCGCCCCGGACTGCGCCCTCGCCCAGAGTGACACCCGGATCGACTGCCGGGTCAGCCTGCCCGCCGGCGGCACCCCGCTGACCCTCGGCGCGCAGGTCGGCATCGGTGGCGACGTGCTGTCCGGCCGGGCCCTCACCGGCGGCTGCGTCGACCTGGACGGCAACAGCGTCTGCAACTCCGCCGACCGGATCATCCCCGCCATCAACGTCGGCACCCCGATGCAGCAGCGGATCGACGTCGTCACCACCCCGGTCCGGATCGCCCCCGGCGAGGACGCGACCGCCCAGCTGAAAGTCACCTCCACCGGCACCGAGAACGGCCTCACCGTCACCATCCCGACGGCTGGTCTGCTGCCCGCCGGGGCCAGCCTGATCACCGCGAACCCGGTCGGCGGCGGCAGCTGCAACCCGAACGCCGAACCGGTCGCATGCTCCGGCCTCAACGTCACCGCCGGCACCCCGGCCGTGGTGAACCTGCAGGTGGCGTCCAGTCCCGGCGGCACCCCCGGAACCTGGACCGCCGCGCCGATCCTGGTGTCCGGCGGTGGCGAGATCGCCGTCGACGCCGGTGACCTGGCCGTGGTGACCCTGCCGCGCAGCGACCTGAGCGCCGTCGTCACGGTCCCGGCCGCCGGCACCGTGACGGCCGGCGGTAGCGCCCCGCTCGCCGTCACCGTCACCAACGACGGCCCGTCCGACGCCCGCCCCGCCGTCTTCACCGTCAGCGCCCCGCTCGGTACCAAGCTGGACCTCACCGGGACCCCACCGGCCGGCTGTGCGGTGTCGGTCGCCGGGGTGTTCGCCACCTGCGCGATCCCGCTCGCCGACGGCGCCGACACCGGCCCGCTGACCTTCCCTGTCACGGTCCCGGCGCTCGCCGACCCGTTCGCCGCCCTCACCGGCGGCTGCGTCGACCTGGACGGCGTACCCGGCTGCGGCACCCGTGACCGAATCGTCCCGGACATCGACCTGGCGGTGCCGTTCGCCCGGACCCTGTCGGTGAACACCGTCCCGGCCACCGTGGTCCCGGGCACCAGCGGCGTCGCCATCCTCGCCCTGAACGCCGACCGCGGCCTCCTCGACGACGTGTCGGTCAGCGTTCCGGCTCTCGGCCTGCCGGCCGGCCTCACCATCGACCACCTGGAGGTCGACGGCGACCCCTGCACCTCGCCGTGCACCGGGATCACCGTGGCACCGGGCACCCCGGTCCAGGTCGGTGTGCACCTCGACGCCAGCCCCGCGGCCGTCCCCGGCACCGTCTGGACCGCGCCGGGGATCTCGGTCGGCAACACCGGCGGGCTGCTCACCCTGGACCGGAAGCTGGCCGTGGTCGGCCCGGCCGACATCGACATCGACCCGGCGATCACCATGCCGGCCGTCGCCCTCGACCCCGGCGCGACCGGCCCGGTCAGCGTCACCGTCGGCAACGACGGCACCTCCGACGCGCTCGGTGTCCGCCTCACGGTGATCCCACCGGCCGGGGCCGCCTTCAGCACCGTGCCACCCGGCTGCGGCCGGGTCGCCGGCACCGGCAAGCTGTCCTGCACGCTGAACGTGCCCGCGGCCGGCCCCGACCCGACACTCCCGCTCACCCTGGAAGTCGGCGACAGCGCCATCCCCGGCTCCACCCTCACCGGCGGCTGCGTCGACGTCGACAACGACAGCCTCTGCCTGAACCCGCCGGACACCCTGCTCGGCCCGGTCACCGTGGCCACCCCGTTCGACCGGCTGGCCCGGGTCCGGCTGGACAGCGCCGTCATCCCGGCGAACAGCACCGGCGACGCGAACATCCTGATCGACGCCCCCGGCGCGCCCGGACAGCCGGTGACCGTCACCGTCCCGCTGCTCACCAAGCCACTGGCCATGACGGTCTCCGACCCGGACATCACCCCGAACGGCAGTTGCGTCACCACCCTCGCCGCGATCACCTGCACCACCACGTACGCCGGCACCGGCACCGCCACCCTGGAACTGCCGATCACGGTGGCCCCCGGCGCCGACGCGGTCTGGGCCACCACCGGCATCACCGTGACCCGCGGCGCCGGTGAGAGCGTCACCGGCGGTGGCATCCTGGCCCGCACCAGCGCACCGCTCTACGACCTCGGCGCCACGGTGACGATGCCCGCCGACGACACGGTCCTGCCCGGCACCGTCACGGCGATCAAAGCCACGATCGACAACACCGGCTCCGGTACGGCCGTCACGGTCCCGATCGTGCTGACCGCCCCCACCGGAACCACCTTCACCACACCCCTGCCGGACGGGTGCCTGCGGCTGACCGGCCTGGCCACCGGCTGTGCCGTCACCCTGGATCCCGGGCAGTCCACCGTCCTGGACCTGCCGATCGCCGTCCCGCCGCAGCTCACCGGAACCGTCACCGGCGGCTGCGTGATCCTCGGCGGCAACACGTGTGACGTGGACTTCGATCCGTTCTCGCTGCGTACCCCCCTCGCTTCGATCATCACGGCGGCCGGCGGCGTGCCGGCTACCGTGACCCCCGGCCGCAGTGACACCGCCACCATCCGGCTGGACGCCGTGGCCGCCCGCACCGATTTGACCGTCACCGTCGGCACCGACAACCGCCCGGTGGGTGTCGCCGTCAGCGCGGCCACCATCGGCGGCAACCCGTGCGACGTCACCACCGACACGGTCACCTGCACCGGCGTCGGCATCCCCGGCGGCGGCAGCACCACTCTGAACCTGACCGTCGACGCCACCCCGGAGGCGCGGCCGGGCGACACCTGGCGGCCGGTGGTCCGGGTCAGCACCGGCACCGGCACTCTCCCGGACGTCGCACTGCTCCAGCGGCTCGCCGCGACCGTCGGCCCGGCCGACACCGGCGGCGGCCTGAACGTCAGCGTGCTGACCCCGGCCGACGGCACCGTGCTGCCCGGCGCGGAGACCGTCCTGCGCCTGGTGATGACCAACCCCGGCCCGTCCGCGCTGTCCGGCGCCACCGCCTGGGTCAAGGCCCCGGCGGGCACCACCTTCGGCGACCTGATCGATCCGGCCGCCACCTACTGCGACAAGGCGTCGTCGACCCTGGTCACCTGCACCGCCGACCTGAGCGCCGAGACCCGCCGGTTCCGGCTGCCGCTGCACGTGCCGGCGCCCACCACCCCCGGCGCCGTGATCAGCGGCGGTTGCCTCGACACCGACCGCAACGGCGCCTGCGGCACCGGCGACACCGCGATCACGTCGTTCACCCTGGGCAAGCCGTTCAGCGCGCAGGCCCGCCTCGGCGTGGCCCCGGGCGCTGCCGTCACCCCCGGTGACATCGGCAGCGCCGTCATCCGGACCACCACCGACCGGGCCCTGAGCGGGCTGCTGGTGGAGATCCCGCTCACCGCCCTGCCACCCGAGGTCGAGGTCGTCGACGCCAAGGGCCCGGACGGCTCGGTCTGCACCCTGACCGGCGCCATCGTCTGCACCGGCGTCACCCTGCCGCAGGCCACCACCGACCTGGTCACCGTCAAGGTGAAGCCGCTGCCGTCGGCGGCCGAGGGCATCACCTGGGCCCTCACCCCGGCGGCCCCGGCGACCCTGACCAACTCCGCCGGGGACGTCTCGGCGTTCACCGGCACCCTGCTGCGTACCGGCTCGGCCGTGCCCGGTCTCCAGTTCACCCCGTCCCTGCCGGCCGGCACCGTCACCCCCGGCACCACCGCGGCCTTCCGGGCCCTGGTCACCAACACCGGCCCGTCCGACGCCACCGCCCGCCTGGTCCGGGTGAACGCGCCGGCCGGCACCACCTTCGGCACCCCCGTCCCGGCCGTCTGCGCCGCGGCCGGCACCAGCGCGCTCGACTGCCGGGCCACTCTGGCCGCCGGTGCCCCCGCGCTCACCTGGGATCTGCCGGTCCGCATCCCGGCCAACGCCGACCCGAACATCCCGGTCACCGGCGGCTGCCTCGTCGACGGCCGCAGCGGCACCTGCGGCGCCGGGACCGCCCCGCTGCCGCCGGTCACGCTCACCCCGGCGCTGTCCCAGGCCCTGACCATCTCGGCGGTCAGCCCACCGGCGATCAAGCCGGGCCGCACCGGATCGGTGACCGTCCGGATCACCGCGACCCGGGCCCGCGCCGGGCTCACCGTGACCATCCCGCTGACCTCGCTGCCGACCGGCATGTCCGTCGTCCGGGCGCAGGCCGGCAGCCGGATCTGTCTCGTCGGCGTCACCGCGGTCGGCTGCACCGGCGTCGACGTCCGCGCCGGCGGCGAGCTGGAGATCACCCTCAGCGTCGAACTGCGCGACACCGCCGAACCCGGGGCCACCTGGACCCCGACGGTGTCGGTCGCCGAAGGCGCGCAGACCGCCGCCCGGACCCTGCACGCCGCCACCGTCGGCGACGCCGACACCACGTTCGGCGTCGCGGTGGAGGTACCGGCCGCGCAGATCCTGCTGCCCGGCGACACCGCGAACCTGACCGTCACCGTCGCCAACACCGGCAGTTCGGCCGCCCGCGGACTCCAGTACACGTTCTTCGCCCCGTCCGGCACGACCTTCCGGACCCCGGCCGCCGCCCCCGGCGCGACCTGCGCGATGTCCCAGTCCGGGGAGCGGGTGGACTGCTCGGTCGACGTCGGCGGCAACGCCCGCACCCGGTTCCCGCTGGCGATCGCGATCAGCGGCACCGCCGACGTGCGGAACCTGCTGACCGGCGGCTGCGCCGACACCGACCGCAGCGGCACCTGCACCGCCGCCGACGTGGCGATCCCGCCGATCCAGCTCCGGCAGGCGCTCGCCGACCGGCTCCAGATCACCGGCGTGCCGGCCGCCGTCGTCCCGGGTGGTTCCGGGACCGGTGCGGTCCGGGTCACCAGCGTCGTCCCGGTCACCGGCGCCACCGTCACCGTGCCGCTGAACGGGCTGCCTGCCGGATTCACCGTCACCGGGGCGAGCGGCCCGGCCGGTTCGGCCTGTGACCGGACCGCCGCCCGGATCCAGTGCACCGGCGTCGACCTGACCGCCGGTGCCACCACCGCGATGTCGATCACCACTGCGGTGGCCGCGTCCGTCGCGCCCGGCCTGGCCTGGGCCCCGGCCAACGTGACCGTCGGGGTCGGCACCGAGAGCCTCACCGGCGTCGCCGGCCTGATCGAGGCCGGGGCCCGGTCCACCGACGTCACCTGGTCGATCACCGGTGCGGGTGGCACCACGGCACCCGGCGCCACCCGCACGATCACCGTCACCGGCACCAACCGGGGCCTGTCCACCGCCACCGGCGACAGCGTCGCGGTGGTGGCGCCGTCCGGCACCGGCTTCGGCACCCTCGCCGGAACGGCCGCCCGCGACTGCCGGGGGACCGGCACCGACCTGATCACCTGCACCCTCACCCTGGAACCGGGGAACAGCGTCAGCTGGGAGGTGCCGCTGACCGTGGACGACGACGTCACCGACGGGCAGAATCTCGGCGGCGGCTGCGTCTCCGCCGACGGCGACACCACCTGCGGCGGCACCGGGGACACCGCGATCGACGCGATCACCGTCGCCCGCGAGGGCCAGCCCCAGCTCCGCGACAGCGGCACGGTCAGCGTCACCGGGGCGGTCGTCCAGTCCGGCGGCTCCGGCACCGCGGCCGTGAGACTCACCGCTACCGGCGACTTCACCGGGCTGACCCTGACCGTGCCGCTCGCCGGCCGCCCGGACGGGGTCACCGTGGACAGCGCCACCCTCGACGGCGCCACCTGCGAGGTCGGCGCCGACGCGATCACCTGCACCGGCATCGACCTGACCGCCGGCCAGGAGCGTGTCCTCGAACTCGGGCTGACTGCGTCCACCGCCGCGGTCTGGCAGGCCACCGGCATCACCCTGGCCGCCCCGGAGTCCACCGATGACGTCCTCACCGTGACCGGTCAGCTCCTCAGCGGCACGGCGGGCAGCCCGAACGTGACCGTCTCGGCCGGCGACTGGACCCCGGCCACCCCGGCTCGCGGGCAGACCACCACGCTGCCGATCACCCTGACCAACGAGGGCACGGCGGCGGCCGACCCGTACCGGATGACCGCGGTCCTGCCCTCCGGGCTCACCCACGGCACCCTGCCGTCCGGCTGCACCGCGGGCGGCACCGCCCGGATCGTGACCTGTGAGACCAGGATCGGGGCCGGGGAGGCGGTCACCGTCAGCCTGCCCGCGGTCGTCGGGGCCGGAGTCACCGAGGGCGGTGTGCTCACCGGCGGCTGCCTCGACCAGGTGCTCGACCCCGACCAGTCCTGTGGCGGCGGGAACGACCTGGTGCTGCCCGACTTGACCGTGGGCCGGTACGACGTGGACCTGGAGATCAGCTACGCGGGTGGCACGGTCACGGCGCTGTCCGGCGAGACCGTGGTGGTGACCATGCCGTACGGCAACCGGGGCAGCAAGACCGCCGCCCAGGTCGCACTGAGCATCGTCCCGCCGGTCGGTGTCACGGTCGCCGGGGTGTCGCTGGCCACCGGTGTCAGCGGTCAGCGGATCCGGGCCGCCGCGGCCTCCGGCACGGTGCGGGCGACCTGCCGGGCCGACCCCGACCTGGCGGACAACGCGGTGGTCTGCGGTGCGCCGGACTCGGCGGCCGACTCGATCAGCGACGTCACGATCACGATGAAGGTCGGCGCCGGAGCCCAGAACGGTCTTCAGCAGATGGCGGTCACGGTCAGCACCACCGACGTCGACGGTTTCATCCAGGACAACTCGGTCCGGGTGCCGATGATGATCTCCGGCACCTCCAACGACGACGGTGATGACGGCAGTGATGACGTCGATGACGGAGACGACGGAGACGACGAACTCCCCACCACCGGCGCACAGGTCACCGGGATGGTGCTGCTCTCCGCCATGCTGACGGCCGGCGGCCTGGGCATCGTCGCGGTGGTCCGCGACAACGCCCCGGTACCGGCCCCGGCGGCCCGGCACCGCGCGGGGCGGCACCGGGCCTGA